The genome window GCTGGCGAAGCGCGGTACATCCTTTTGCATCACGCTGACGGCCCGTACCGGAACGGCGGCGGGAGCACCGGGCCTGGCGGTCACGGGCTTGAGCACAAACCAGAGGGCGAGGGCCGCCAGGGCGATCAGCAGCACGACAATCAGGACAGTTTTCTTCTGGATGCGCATGGATATGAAGGGCCGGTTCGAGACGCAAGAGTTGGAGCTTTCTTATATAGCGTTGCGAGCCGGTCAGGAAGGTGACGCCTAACTGACAGGCTTGTCAGTTTTGTCCCGGCTTGCTGTCGGATGAATGCATATGCCGGATGAAACTGCCAGCGCGCAGTGATATCGGGCAGGTATACTGCCGCCTTTCGCGGCTCGCCCTTCGGGCCCGACTTGCATGCATGACCCGGAGCCTTACATGACTTCCCCGACACCTTCGCCCGCGGACGATCTCCCCGGCGGCGAACAGGCCGATTTGCCCGTCAGCGATGTTTCCAGCAGCGAGGACATCAAAGCGGCGATCCCGGCTTTCAAATTCCCGTTCAAACCCGGTGAGCTGGCGGCGGCCAAGGGCGCCGGGCAACAGCCGTGGTACAAGAACGGCGCGAAGAATGGCCATACCAAGACCCCGGGCGCTGCGCCTCCCGGCACGCGGCGTTCCATGGGCAAGCGCTGAATTGCTCCTTCGAGCACGGGGGCGACTTCAGCTCGTGACCCGTGCGCCTGCCAGGCTGCCACTCAATTCGTAAGCCGTCAGCTCAGCCTGGTGCGCCGCGAGGATTTCCGGCAACGAGCCGCGCAGGTACTCGACCCAGGTCTTGATCTTCGCATCCAGGTATTGGCGCGACGGGTAGATGGCGTAGAGGTTCAGTTCCTGGGAGCGGTAGTTGGGCATGACCCGCACCAGCGTGCCGTTGCGCAAGCCTTCGATGGCCGCGTACACCGGCAATACCCCCACGCCCATGCCGCTGGTGATCGCGGTTTTCATCGCATCGGCGGAGTTCACCAGGAACGGTGAACTGTTGATGGTGACCATCTCTTGGCCTTCCGGGCCGTCGAACACCCATTTTTCCAGCGGAATGACCGGGCTGACCAGGCGCAGGCAGGCGTGGTTGAGCAGGTCGCTGGGTTTTTGCGGACAGCCGCTGGCTTTCACGTAGGCGGGCGAGGCGCAGACAATGCTGTAGGTGATCCCCAGGCGCTGGGAGACGAAGCCCGAATCCGGCAGTTCGCTGGCGAGCACGATGGAGACGTCGTAGCCCTCATCGAGGATGTCCGGCACCCGGTTGGCCAGGGTCAGGTCGAAGGTCACGTCCGGATGCGTCTTGCGGTAGCGGGCGATGGCGTCGATCACGAAATGCTGGCCGATGCCGGTCATGGTGTGGACCTTCAACTGCCCGGCCGGTCGCGCGTGGGCGTCGCTGGCCTCGGCTTCCGCTTCTTCGACGTAAGCCAGGATCTGCTCGCAACGCAGCAAGTAGCGTTTACCCGCCTCGGTGAGTGCAATGCGCCGCGTGGTGCGGTTGAGCAGGCGGGTTTGCAGATGGGCTTCCAGGTTGGAAACCGCACGCGAGACGTTGGCTGTGGTGGTATCCAGTTGCACGGCGGCAGCGGTGAAACTGCCGGCTTCGGCCACACAGCTGAACGCGCGCATGTTTTGCAAGGTGTCCATGGAGGGCTCTCTTGGGAGGTGGCAAATTGTGACATGAAGTTACAGAGATGCGGGACCCGACTAATGGATTATCGCGTTAACGGTAACAAAGATTCGCAGAAAGGTCGGCTTATCGCCGTTCGGCGGGGTGCCTAGAATTGCCGCCAAAGCAGGAGCGGGCCTTGGTGGGCACCTGTGGGAGCGAGCTTGCTCGCGATGAGGTCATTGCATTCAACATTTGAGGTGAATGTCCGGACGCCATCGCGAGCAAGCTCGCTCCCACAAGTTTGCGTCAACAGGCAGCCATCCTCGTCGTCATGCCCCTCCCTCAGGAATTTTGCGCAAGTGCCGCGTTGCATCAGCAGAGAGCTGAAGACTCTCAGTGTTTGGGTTCTGACATTAACCATCAGCGGTTGCATTGGCACAGGTGGTATTGCACCGCAAGGCCAGGTGTTGCCGGCCAATCAACTGGCGACCGATGCCGCCATCCGCGAGGCCGCCCGCGATGCCCACTGGCCCACCCGCCAGTGGTGGCAAGCCTATGGCGATCGGCAACTGGATCGCTGGATCGACCTGGCCGTGCAAGGCAGCCCGAGCCTGGCCATGGCCGCGGCACGAGTACGCCAGGCCAAGGCCATGGCCGGTATTGCCGAGGCCGCCGAGTCGTTGCAGATCAATGGCGAGTCGACCCTCAAGCGCCATAACTGGCCCACCGATCAGTTCTACGGCCCGGGCGAGTTGGCCGACACCACGACCTGGGACAACAATGCTGCCCTGGGCTTGAGTTATGCCCTGGACCTGTGGGGCCGTGAGCGCAATGCCAGCGAACGGGCGGTTGACCTGGCCCACGTCAGCATCGCCGAGGCACGGCAGGCGCAACTGGAATTGCAGAACAACATCGTGCGCGCCTATATCCAGTTTTCGTTGCACTACGCCCAGCGCGATATCGTCGCTGCGACCCTGCGCCAACAAGAGCAGATTCTCGACCTGGCGCAGAAGCGCCTGGACGGTGGCATCGGCACCCATTTCGAAGTCAGCCAGGCCCAGGCGCCGCTGCCCGAGACCCATCGCCAACTCGATGCCCTGGACGAGGCCATCGCCTTGAGCCGCAATCAATTGGCGGCCTTGGCGGGCCAGGGGCCGG of Pseudomonas fluorescens contains these proteins:
- a CDS encoding LysR family transcriptional regulator encodes the protein MDTLQNMRAFSCVAEAGSFTAAAVQLDTTTANVSRAVSNLEAHLQTRLLNRTTRRIALTEAGKRYLLRCEQILAYVEEAEAEASDAHARPAGQLKVHTMTGIGQHFVIDAIARYRKTHPDVTFDLTLANRVPDILDEGYDVSIVLASELPDSGFVSQRLGITYSIVCASPAYVKASGCPQKPSDLLNHACLRLVSPVIPLEKWVFDGPEGQEMVTINSSPFLVNSADAMKTAITSGMGVGVLPVYAAIEGLRNGTLVRVMPNYRSQELNLYAIYPSRQYLDAKIKTWVEYLRGSLPEILAAHQAELTAYELSGSLAGARVTS
- a CDS encoding efflux transporter outer membrane subunit, whose amino-acid sequence is MPRCISRELKTLSVWVLTLTISGCIGTGGIAPQGQVLPANQLATDAAIREAARDAHWPTRQWWQAYGDRQLDRWIDLAVQGSPSLAMAAARVRQAKAMAGIAEAAESLQINGESTLKRHNWPTDQFYGPGELADTTTWDNNAALGLSYALDLWGRERNASERAVDLAHVSIAEARQAQLELQNNIVRAYIQFSLHYAQRDIVAATLRQQEQILDLAQKRLDGGIGTHFEVSQAQAPLPETHRQLDALDEAIALSRNQLAALAGQGPGAGAQLQRPTLVLGAPLKLPSALPAELLGQRPDVVAGRWQVAAQARGIDVARAGFYPNVDLVGSLGYMATGGGALEFLTGKKLTYNVGPAITLPIFDGGRLRSQLGEAAAGYDIAVAHYNQTLVNALKSISDQLIRRESMDKQQAFAAESVAAAQRTYDIAKVAFQRGLTDYLNVLNAQSLLFKQQQVQQQVEAARLTAHADLVTALGGGLEAGSDSPDLNHNAE